From Chryseobacterium salivictor, a single genomic window includes:
- a CDS encoding dihydroorotase, whose amino-acid sequence MKIVIKNAKIVNENQIFESDILIENDLISKIGKNISEENVDQIIDASGKYLLPGIIDDQVHFREPGLTWKGDIESESRAAIAGGITSFMEQPNTVPNAVTQELLEDKYKIAAEKSFANYSFMMGGTNDNLEEVLKTNPRNVAGIKLFLGSSTGNMLVDNPDTLEKIFSSTKMLIAVHCEDEATIRKNTEIFKEKYGEDIPVTAHHLIRSEEACYISSSKAVELAKKTGARLHIFHLSTAKETALFRNDIPLKEKKITAEVCVHHLTFTNEDYETKGNFIKWNPAVKTQIDKDGLWEALLDDRIDVIATDHAPHTLEEKSQKYLKAPSGGPLVQHALNVMLENFKNDKISLEKIVEKMCHNPAILFQIEKRGFIKEGYKADLVLVDLNQSYTVSEENILYKCGWSPFEGTAFHSKITHTFVNGFLAFENGKVSEEKHGERLLFER is encoded by the coding sequence ATGAAAATTGTAATTAAAAACGCCAAAATCGTCAATGAAAATCAAATTTTTGAAAGTGACATTCTCATCGAAAATGATTTGATTTCTAAAATCGGAAAAAATATTTCTGAAGAAAATGTGGATCAAATAATTGATGCTTCGGGGAAATATCTTTTGCCGGGAATTATTGATGATCAGGTGCATTTTCGCGAACCGGGTTTAACATGGAAAGGCGATATCGAAAGTGAATCCCGAGCAGCAATCGCCGGTGGAATTACGAGTTTTATGGAGCAGCCGAATACCGTCCCGAACGCAGTCACTCAGGAACTTTTGGAAGATAAATATAAAATTGCCGCCGAAAAATCATTCGCGAATTATTCTTTTATGATGGGCGGAACCAATGATAATCTCGAAGAAGTTCTGAAAACCAATCCGCGAAATGTGGCGGGAATTAAATTATTTTTGGGTTCTTCGACAGGAAATATGTTGGTAGATAATCCGGATACTTTAGAAAAGATTTTCAGCAGCACCAAAATGCTGATCGCCGTTCATTGCGAAGATGAAGCGACTATCAGAAAAAATACCGAAATCTTTAAAGAGAAATATGGCGAAGATATCCCTGTAACTGCCCATCATTTGATCCGAAGTGAAGAAGCGTGTTATATTTCTTCGTCTAAAGCGGTTGAGCTGGCAAAAAAAACGGGTGCGAGACTGCATATTTTCCATCTTTCTACGGCAAAAGAAACAGCGCTTTTCCGAAATGATATTCCTTTAAAGGAGAAAAAAATAACGGCGGAAGTTTGTGTCCATCATCTCACTTTTACCAATGAAGATTACGAAACCAAAGGGAATTTCATCAAATGGAATCCTGCGGTAAAAACCCAAATAGATAAAGACGGTTTGTGGGAAGCACTTCTGGATGATCGAATTGATGTAATTGCCACCGATCACGCGCCGCATACTTTAGAGGAAAAATCGCAAAAATATTTGAAAGCACCTTCCGGCGGACCTTTGGTACAGCATGCTTTAAATGTCATGCTCGAAAACTTTAAAAATGATAAAATTTCTTTAGAAAAAATTGTGGAAAAAATGTGTCATAATCCGGCAATTCTTTTCCAGATTGAAAAGCGGGGATTTATTAAAGAAGGATATAAAGCTGATTTGGTTTTGGTTGATTTGAACCAAAGTTACACAGTTTCCGAAGAAAATATTTTATACAAATGCGGTTGGAGTCCTTTCGAAGGAACAGCTTTTCATTCCAAAATCACGCACACTTTTGTCAATGGATTTCTGGCTTTCGAAAACGGAAAAGTTTCTGAGGAAAAGCATGGCGAAAGATTGCTTTTTGAAAGATAA
- the dut gene encoding dUTP diphosphatase, with translation MKIKIINKSQHPLPQYQTALSAGMDLYANLEESITLKSLERKLIPTGLFLELSEGFEAQIRPRSGLSIKNGITVLNAPGTIDADYRGEIGVILVNLSTEDFNINNGDRIAQMVIAKYETAEWLEVAEISETERGAGGFGSTHL, from the coding sequence ATGAAAATAAAAATCATCAATAAATCACAACATCCTTTACCGCAATATCAGACAGCACTTTCTGCAGGAATGGATCTGTACGCTAATTTGGAAGAAAGCATCACTTTAAAATCTTTGGAAAGGAAATTAATTCCCACCGGACTGTTTCTCGAACTCAGTGAAGGTTTTGAAGCACAGATCAGACCCAGAAGTGGATTATCTATAAAAAACGGAATTACAGTACTGAACGCGCCCGGAACCATCGACGCGGATTACCGCGGAGAAATTGGGGTTATTTTAGTAAATTTGTCCACCGAAGATTTCAACATCAATAATGGTGACCGGATTGCTCAAATGGTAATTGCCAAATATGAAACCGCAGAATGGCTGGAAGTTGCTGAAATCAGTGAAACTGAAAGGGGAGCCGGAGGATTCGGAAGCACCCATTTATAA
- a CDS encoding lipopolysaccharide biosynthesis protein, translated as MYKKLLGQTAIYGLSTVIIRLFPFIISPFVTHAFGPQSLAPFIDFYSVAGIIIVLLSHGMETTFFRFAEKEDDIRKLISTSTLSVVAASFLFMFFCYIFRQDLAVAFKTPDQINLLTMMLFVLGLDGLSTMPFVILRKTGRPKKFALIKIINGVINFLLVLFFIVILPKLGAKGLFGFTYHKEFGIGYVFVANLVASAVTFILLSQEIKSVRIGAFDWKLWKKMMAYSWPITIAGLAGVINETMDRQFLKYLLPDGTNTEQMAIYGAVCKIVTFLTLFRQAYLLGIEPFFFSHAKNENSGQAYAKLMDMFVIVNCIILLALCVNLDWLAKLYLANPAYNVGISIVPIVLIAAVFLGIYLNMSVWYKLSDKTIFGAYISVLGAAVTVAVNVYFIPSYGYWASTWGTFLSYFSMMTVSYFLGQYFYPIPYHMKKIMGYLSLSIFFSLLSYYVLGGNLLIGNSLLFVFLAIVFYVEKETLKKIRKA; from the coding sequence TTGTATAAAAAATTATTGGGACAAACCGCGATCTATGGTCTAAGCACTGTTATTATCCGATTATTCCCATTTATCATCAGTCCTTTTGTCACTCACGCATTTGGTCCGCAGTCATTGGCGCCGTTTATCGATTTTTATTCGGTGGCCGGAATCATCATTGTTTTGCTTTCTCACGGTATGGAAACTACGTTTTTCAGGTTTGCCGAAAAAGAAGATGACATCAGGAAATTGATTTCCACTTCTACGTTAAGTGTCGTCGCAGCGTCATTTTTATTTATGTTTTTCTGTTATATTTTCCGACAGGATTTAGCAGTCGCCTTCAAAACACCTGATCAGATCAACCTTTTAACCATGATGCTTTTCGTGCTTGGTTTGGATGGACTTTCTACCATGCCATTTGTCATTTTAAGAAAAACCGGCCGCCCCAAAAAATTCGCTTTAATTAAAATTATTAATGGCGTTATTAATTTTCTTCTGGTTTTATTTTTCATCGTTATTTTACCAAAATTAGGAGCAAAAGGGCTCTTCGGATTTACCTATCATAAAGAGTTTGGAATCGGATATGTATTTGTCGCCAATTTAGTTGCGAGTGCCGTAACATTTATTCTGCTGTCACAAGAAATAAAGTCAGTACGGATCGGTGCTTTTGACTGGAAGCTCTGGAAGAAAATGATGGCATATTCCTGGCCCATTACGATTGCTGGTTTAGCCGGAGTGATTAATGAAACGATGGATCGCCAGTTTTTGAAATATCTTTTACCGGACGGAACCAATACAGAACAAATGGCAATTTACGGAGCAGTTTGTAAAATCGTGACTTTCCTTACCTTGTTCCGGCAAGCGTATCTTTTGGGAATTGAACCTTTCTTTTTTTCCCATGCTAAAAATGAAAACTCCGGACAAGCGTATGCAAAACTGATGGATATGTTCGTCATTGTAAACTGCATTATTCTGCTGGCTTTATGCGTTAATTTGGATTGGCTTGCGAAATTATACCTCGCAAATCCTGCCTATAATGTTGGAATATCAATTGTGCCGATTGTTTTGATCGCCGCTGTTTTTCTGGGAATTTATCTGAACATGTCGGTTTGGTATAAACTTTCTGACAAGACAATTTTTGGTGCTTATATTTCGGTTTTAGGAGCCGCCGTAACGGTTGCGGTGAATGTGTATTTTATCCCGTCTTACGGATATTGGGCTTCAACATGGGGAACTTTTTTAAGCTATTTCTCGATGATGACGGTATCGTATTTCCTTGGTCAATATTTTTATCCGATTCCTTATCACATGAAAAAAATAATGGGATATTTGAGTTTAAGCATTTTCTTCTCGCTCCTCTCTTATTATGTGCTCGGCGGCAATTTACTTATAGGAAATTCATTATTATTCGTATTTTTAGCCATTGTTTTTTATGTGGAAAAAGAAACTTTAAAAAAAATCAGAAAAGCTTAA